Below is a genomic region from Trichocoleus sp..
AAAGAGCGCCAGGAGGGACCCAAAACAGACTGACCAAAGGCAACTCGGACAGGTCTAAGGATTTGCTTAAATGCGCCCCACTGGTTCCTTGCCATCTGCTTGATCGATCGCCAGGAGGGACCCAAAACAGACTTTCCGAAGGCAATTCGAGTTGGCTTCAGCGCTTGTTTAACCGATCGCCAGAAGGGACCCAAAGCTGATTTACCAAAGGCAATTCGCAGCCGTTTCAGGAGGCTTGGACCTGGCTGACCATAATATTTGCCTTTATCAGGATTGTGTTCGTAGGCGCCAATTCCAGAGTTCAGATATTTTTTAACGTCTTTGCGAGCAAGATACTTTTCGCGCGTTTTTTTCAGGTGTTCCCCATGAACGTTTGTGTGAAAAACTGACCAGTTGATATCTTCAACCTTCATCAAGGTATAGAGATTATGCTGCTCCATATACTGCTCGAAGGCTGCTTCGATTAAAAAGCGACCGTCTCCATCTGAATCCAGCGGATTTTTACTCTTAAACCCAGAGAGAATGAAGTCATTCGCAAACTCATGCATTGCTGCAACAAACGTATCGCGCTTCATGATTGCGAAGTTATAGCTGCAAAAGCGACTGAAATACCATCCATCCCAGGCATCCTCTGCTTTACAGGGTCCGTTATAAGAACCACCTACTGCAAAAATATCTTCTCGCTCTAAATATTGAATCGCTTCTACTAACCAGTTCTCATGTCCTTTACGGTAAGGTAGCGTATCCGTTTTGAAAAATAAAATATAAGGTTTACTGGCGATCGCTCCAGCCGTGTATTCCTTGATATATCCTTTGTCTTTGCCAAAGTCGTCGCTTGTCTCATGGATAATTTGCAATTTATCAATCAACTTATCCCGAAACATTGCCCAGCAGATAGTTTGCGTTTCAGCATCACTTCCACAATCAATAACGACAACTTCTCCCGGTTTACCACCTAAAAAATGGAACCAATCTTGAATCACAGCAGCAAGCACAGGGCTTTCCCCATAGTTCGCTGTGACCATTGAAATTTGGCTTAATGTTTGTTCTAG
It encodes:
- a CDS encoding glycosyltransferase, with the protein product MAATLTELTSALEQTLSQISMVTANYGESPVLAAVIQDWFHFLGGKPGEVVVIDCGSDAETQTICWAMFRDKLIDKLQIIHETSDDFGKDKGYIKEYTAGAIASKPYILFFKTDTLPYRKGHENWLVEAIQYLEREDIFAVGGSYNGPCKAEDAWDGWYFSRFCSYNFAIMKRDTFVAAMHEFANDFILSGFKSKNPLDSDGDGRFLIEAAFEQYMEQHNLYTLMKVEDINWSVFHTNVHGEHLKKTREKYLARKDVKKYLNSGIGAYEHNPDKGKYYGQPGPSLLKRLRIAFGKSALGPFWRSVKQALKPTRIAFGKSVLGPSWRSIKQMARNQWGAFKQILRPVRVAFGQSVLGPSWRSLKQKLFGRLR